A DNA window from Acidobacteriota bacterium contains the following coding sequences:
- a CDS encoding thiamine phosphate synthase — protein sequence MTLQIDRPLIYLITKGEAVDDDLEKKSGEVLDIIRLAVELEIPLVQIREKRLSARVLYELTYQAVSLTSGSRTRLLVNDRADVALAAGADGVHLTSRSLPAEVIRGTFPSDLLLGVSAHTAEDVTAAALAGADFAVFGPVFETPGKGRAVGLVELSSVCSQTVGFPVIGLGGVDGSNYESVLASGAAGFAAIRWLNDPAELSSLALKINQ from the coding sequence GTGACCCTTCAAATTGATAGACCCCTAATTTACCTTATAACCAAAGGCGAGGCGGTTGACGACGATCTCGAGAAAAAGAGCGGTGAGGTCCTCGATATAATTCGACTTGCGGTTGAGTTAGAGATTCCTCTTGTGCAAATACGAGAGAAAAGACTCTCGGCCAGGGTGTTGTATGAGCTAACGTATCAGGCCGTGAGTTTGACGAGCGGGTCTCGCACGAGGCTCCTTGTGAACGATCGGGCTGACGTTGCTCTAGCAGCTGGCGCGGACGGCGTTCACTTGACATCGAGGTCGCTGCCCGCCGAAGTTATCAGGGGTACTTTTCCAAGTGATCTTCTGCTCGGCGTTTCGGCTCATACGGCCGAAGATGTGACGGCAGCCGCGCTCGCAGGGGCAGATTTCGCAGTATTCGGGCCTGTATTCGAGACGCCCGGAAAGGGGCGGGCAGTCGGCTTGGTTGAATTGTCCAGTGTTTGTTCCCAAACCGTGGGTTTTCCGGTCATCGGGCTCGGCGGGGTCGATGGCTCAAATTATGAATCCGTTCTAGCATCAGGAGCGGCTGGGTTTGCAGCTATCCGGTGGCTGAACGATCCAGCCGAACTGAGCTCCCTAGCTTTGAAAATAAACCAATGA
- a CDS encoding adenine phosphoribosyltransferase, protein MEHLKKLIREVPDFPKPGINFYDITTLLKDPEGLEGTIDALTEQCRGLEIDTIIGVESRGFIFATPLAYQLGAGFIPVRKPKKLPAEKVSISYDLEYGQDTLEMHKDAVGEGHKVLIVDDLLATGGTARAVVDLVESVGGEVAALLFVVELNFLNGRSKFDGYDVRSLVRYDS, encoded by the coding sequence ATGGAACATCTAAAAAAACTCATACGCGAAGTGCCCGATTTCCCGAAACCGGGTATTAACTTTTATGACATCACGACGCTTTTGAAAGATCCCGAGGGTCTGGAAGGCACGATCGACGCTCTGACCGAACAGTGTCGTGGTTTGGAGATCGACACGATCATCGGTGTCGAATCACGCGGGTTTATTTTCGCGACTCCGCTTGCTTACCAGCTCGGAGCCGGTTTTATTCCGGTACGAAAGCCCAAAAAACTGCCTGCCGAAAAGGTCTCGATATCATATGACCTCGAGTACGGCCAGGATACGCTCGAAATGCACAAGGATGCGGTTGGCGAAGGGCACAAGGTGCTGATCGTCGACGACCTGCTGGCGACAGGCGGTACGGCCCGCGCGGTTGTCGATCTCGTCGAGAGCGTTGGCGGTGAGGTAGCAGCTTTGCTTTTCGTCGTTGAACTGAATTTCCTCAACGGCCGCAGCAAATTCGATGGCTATGACGTAAGGTCGCTCGTGCGATATGATTCTTAA
- a CDS encoding tetratricopeptide repeat protein, which yields MSFDKAKAMRNAERFVAQGKIRAAIAEYRSVVDNDPRDIATLNMLGDLYAKNSEKKEAVACYLQVAEHYNTQGFSQKAIAIYNKISRIQPESIEVSAKLAELHKIKGSLSEARSHYTTLAEHYQKNGRRLEALAMYKQIALLDPNNTEVCMNLADSYIRENQKDDALEAYAEAGARFSRQGKHEEAIRALMKGFDIKSTDLRILNGLVKAQTALGRAGKASSLLEEILENEPYNRDVLYLLIECCIDSQNAAGAEKAVIKLVEIEPANYPKFLDLIRIYLNVNDPESAARILTMSSEYLLAGGQSDECGKWINEILERDPAQLSGLRLLVRYNSWLKDENGFRLALERLYTAAAGRDSVDDERFALSQLVVIRPHETRFRDRLNEINEPFGYEDAPIDQELMDAQFAKDERSELESSSVDHGEEDHEVIDGAILESSSGFDFKPANDAPPLSASAEQKIEKELESITFYIENDYNDLAEKALAELAAEFGDREEFAELRRKIGVEYVEQKPVEASVVAEEHHEELVASTLGIDEIRSEFGLESGEDQDDEDYETHYHMAVAYQEMGLMEEAIREYQEAVSLVETHDGTRRFFQCSNLLGHCFLQSGKPKHAITWFERALDTPDIADEEYHGLWYELARAHEVNGDEANAARYFEQVYAENVDFRDVSVRVKNLVASN from the coding sequence ATGAGTTTCGATAAAGCAAAAGCGATGCGAAATGCGGAGCGGTTCGTAGCGCAGGGCAAAATTCGAGCCGCGATCGCCGAATATCGATCTGTGGTCGATAACGATCCGCGCGACATCGCGACGCTGAACATGCTCGGCGACCTTTACGCCAAAAACTCAGAAAAGAAAGAGGCTGTCGCCTGTTATTTACAAGTAGCAGAGCACTACAACACGCAGGGATTTTCTCAAAAGGCGATCGCGATCTATAACAAGATATCGCGTATCCAGCCTGAATCGATCGAAGTGTCAGCAAAACTTGCGGAGCTGCATAAAATAAAAGGCTCGCTCTCGGAGGCGCGATCTCACTATACAACGCTCGCCGAACACTATCAGAAGAACGGCCGCCGTCTCGAAGCTCTGGCGATGTACAAGCAGATTGCCCTGCTCGATCCAAACAACACTGAAGTTTGCATGAATCTCGCCGATTCATACATCCGAGAGAATCAGAAAGACGATGCACTTGAGGCGTATGCCGAGGCGGGAGCGAGATTCAGCCGTCAGGGAAAGCACGAAGAGGCGATCCGTGCATTAATGAAGGGCTTTGATATCAAATCGACCGACCTCCGTATCCTGAACGGCCTGGTCAAAGCTCAAACAGCCCTGGGCCGTGCCGGCAAAGCTTCTTCGCTGCTTGAAGAGATCCTCGAGAATGAGCCGTACAACCGCGATGTTCTCTACTTGCTTATCGAATGCTGCATAGATTCACAGAATGCCGCCGGAGCTGAGAAAGCTGTTATCAAGCTTGTCGAGATCGAGCCGGCGAATTACCCAAAATTCCTCGACCTGATCCGGATCTATTTGAACGTGAACGATCCGGAATCCGCGGCGCGGATTCTCACCATGTCGTCCGAATACCTGCTCGCCGGCGGGCAGTCAGATGAGTGCGGGAAATGGATCAACGAGATACTCGAACGTGATCCGGCACAACTTTCAGGTTTACGGCTGCTCGTCAGGTACAACTCTTGGCTCAAAGACGAAAACGGATTCCGCCTCGCGCTCGAACGCCTATATACGGCAGCAGCCGGCCGCGATTCAGTCGATGATGAGAGATTTGCATTGTCTCAATTGGTTGTTATTCGGCCGCATGAAACGCGATTCCGCGATCGACTGAACGAGATCAACGAACCATTTGGATACGAAGATGCACCGATCGATCAAGAGTTGATGGACGCTCAGTTCGCTAAGGACGAGCGATCGGAGCTCGAGTCCAGCAGCGTAGATCATGGCGAAGAAGATCACGAGGTTATCGACGGTGCGATACTTGAAAGTTCATCCGGCTTCGATTTCAAGCCCGCGAACGACGCTCCGCCACTCTCCGCCAGTGCCGAGCAGAAGATCGAGAAGGAACTCGAAAGCATAACCTTCTATATTGAGAACGACTACAACGATCTCGCCGAAAAGGCTTTGGCTGAACTAGCCGCTGAATTTGGAGATCGAGAAGAATTTGCCGAGCTTCGCCGAAAGATCGGCGTCGAATATGTTGAGCAGAAACCGGTCGAGGCGTCGGTTGTCGCTGAAGAACATCATGAGGAACTCGTGGCCAGCACGCTGGGCATTGACGAGATCCGCTCCGAATTTGGCCTGGAAAGTGGCGAAGATCAAGACGATGAAGACTACGAAACCCACTATCACATGGCCGTCGCTTATCAGGAAATGGGGCTGATGGAAGAAGCCATTCGCGAGTATCAGGAGGCGGTGAGCCTGGTCGAGACGCATGACGGAACAAGACGATTCTTCCAGTGTTCAAACCTGCTTGGGCATTGCTTCTTGCAGAGCGGAAAGCCTAAGCACGCGATCACGTGGTTCGAACGGGCGCTTGATACGCCGGATATTGCCGACGAAGAATACCACGGCCTGTGGTATGAACTGGCCAGAGCTCACGAAGTCAATGGCGATGAAGCAAATGCCGCCCGCTACTTTGAACAGGTATATGCCGAGAACGTAGATTTCCGCGATGTCAGTGTACGAGTAAAGAACCTTGTTGCAAGTAATTAA
- the thiD gene encoding bifunctional hydroxymethylpyrimidine kinase/phosphomethylpyrimidine kinase, with protein sequence MKDQGIDKKPPVCLTIAGLDPSGGAGIIADIKTFSAFGCFPTAAVASVTFQNTQGVFGAVHQTADSIRCQVEPVIDDYEVAALKTGMLPTREIIDEVARLVEHFGIENVVVDPVVRSTSGFDLIDDAALSSVIEKLFPLATVITPNIPEAELIARMQIRSEADIATAAGIMRNFGAENVLIKGGHLAGDRARDFLFLGDKVHVFEEDFIETNSTHGTGCTLAAAITANLALGKTLVDSVGISKKFVHEAIRTSPGLGKGNSPINI encoded by the coding sequence ATGAAAGATCAGGGAATAGACAAGAAACCACCGGTCTGCCTGACGATCGCCGGGCTTGATCCTTCGGGCGGGGCCGGCATCATCGCTGACATAAAGACATTTTCGGCGTTCGGGTGTTTCCCCACAGCTGCAGTAGCTTCAGTTACTTTTCAGAACACTCAGGGAGTTTTCGGGGCAGTTCATCAAACTGCAGATTCAATTCGTTGCCAGGTTGAGCCGGTCATCGACGATTATGAGGTTGCGGCTCTAAAAACCGGGATGCTGCCTACGCGAGAGATCATTGATGAGGTCGCCCGTTTGGTCGAGCACTTTGGTATTGAGAACGTGGTTGTGGATCCTGTTGTTCGGTCCACGTCCGGTTTTGATCTAATAGATGATGCCGCACTGAGTTCGGTGATCGAGAAGTTATTTCCACTAGCGACTGTGATCACGCCAAATATTCCTGAGGCGGAGCTCATCGCTCGGATGCAGATCAGGTCCGAGGCTGATATCGCTACGGCAGCGGGAATCATGCGTAACTTCGGTGCCGAAAATGTTCTGATCAAAGGCGGTCATTTAGCGGGCGACAGGGCGAGGGATTTCCTGTTCTTGGGAGATAAAGTTCACGTCTTCGAGGAGGATTTTATCGAAACGAACTCAACGCACGGAACCGGATGTACTCTCGCTGCCGCGATCACAGCTAATCTTGCGTTAGGAAAGACCCTTGTTGATTCGGTCGGGATCTCAAAAAAATTTGTGCATGAAGCGATCCGAACGTCGCCCGGATTAGGAAAGGGAAATTCGCCGATAAATATCTGA
- the mutM gene encoding bifunctional DNA-formamidopyrimidine glycosylase/DNA-(apurinic or apyrimidinic site) lyase: MPELPEVELISRSLHTIVKGRTIASAELLRQRLAPDISPGDFAERLSSTTINFVHRRGKHILIDLTGRKTLIVHLRMSGRFSLLQAEAENPKFTHALFHLTTGERLVFDDQRHFGLMKLVETDTLHEAKELKKLAPEPFSTEFSIEYLTKAAKGSKRSLKEFLLDQTKVCGLGNIYAAEAMFAAGLDPTKPADKLSKSSIAKLHEAIIAVLNEAVSHAGTRDVDPENLEGSYFSGLDDAGWFVYDREGEPCKNCETPILRLKQGGRSTYYCRKCQRR; the protein is encoded by the coding sequence ATGCCTGAATTACCTGAAGTTGAACTGATCTCACGTTCTCTACACACGATCGTGAAGGGTAGAACCATCGCTTCGGCAGAATTGCTCCGCCAGCGTTTGGCTCCGGATATTTCGCCCGGAGATTTTGCCGAACGGTTAAGTTCGACCACCATCAATTTCGTCCATCGCCGCGGCAAACACATCCTGATCGACCTTACCGGCCGCAAAACGCTGATTGTGCATCTGCGGATGAGCGGGCGTTTTTCGCTTCTTCAGGCAGAGGCTGAGAATCCGAAATTTACCCACGCGCTTTTTCACCTAACCACCGGCGAACGCCTCGTTTTCGACGACCAGCGCCATTTTGGTCTGATGAAACTTGTTGAGACCGACACACTTCACGAAGCCAAAGAGCTAAAAAAACTCGCTCCTGAGCCCTTCTCAACAGAATTCTCGATAGAGTATCTAACCAAAGCAGCAAAAGGCTCGAAACGCAGTCTCAAAGAGTTCTTGCTCGACCAGACAAAGGTCTGCGGCCTCGGGAATATCTATGCCGCCGAAGCGATGTTCGCCGCCGGGCTCGATCCGACTAAGCCTGCTGATAAATTGTCAAAGAGCAGTATTGCTAAGCTCCACGAGGCGATCATCGCCGTCCTCAACGAGGCCGTTTCTCACGCCGGAACCCGCGACGTCGATCCGGAAAATCTTGAGGGCAGCTATTTCAGCGGACTCGACGATGCCGGTTGGTTCGTTTACGATCGCGAAGGCGAGCCCTGCAAAAACTGCGAAACACCGATCCTAAGGTTGAAACAAGGCGGGCGTTCAACGTACTATTGCCGCAAATGTCAGCGTCGATGA
- a CDS encoding acylphosphatase, with amino-acid sequence MIARKFYISGEVQGVGYRFFAQRSSARHQVRGYIKNLSDGRVEVHAEGSAAAVDAFRQDLAAGPLQARVTVLEELVLEPTRLYSAFRIER; translated from the coding sequence ATGATCGCAAGGAAGTTCTACATTAGCGGGGAGGTTCAGGGCGTCGGGTATAGATTCTTCGCCCAGCGGTCGTCGGCACGCCATCAAGTGCGCGGCTACATAAAGAACCTGAGTGACGGCCGTGTTGAGGTTCATGCCGAAGGATCAGCCGCAGCCGTCGATGCTTTTAGACAGGATCTGGCGGCAGGGCCGCTTCAGGCGAGAGTGACTGTATTGGAAGAGCTTGTACTGGAACCGACCAGGTTGTACTCAGCATTTAGAATAGAACGATAG
- a CDS encoding chlorite dismutase family protein, with translation MTKELLHFQKEASEIPLRLVPEMEEVPELSAVEKQFVNFTFLRVIPEWRALDDETKGVYKAEFAEIFESFRDDFLLFSYSLVGFDSRADLMLWRVARSLDLIQDMTARLNQTNLGRFIETADNYLSVTRRMMFIDGPGENRQRVRAGSAKYHFFYPCAKDQEWFEMPSEERDKLIEENFMVGKRFPNIKIHLTHAFGFKDTEYLVSFETDEPRDFLALAEELRRTPASKMTLRGVPIYTCRRRSLMECLDALG, from the coding sequence ATGACCAAGGAACTACTACATTTTCAGAAAGAAGCGAGCGAGATTCCACTCCGGCTCGTGCCGGAGATGGAGGAAGTGCCCGAGCTTTCAGCGGTCGAGAAGCAGTTCGTGAATTTTACGTTCCTGAGGGTAATCCCGGAATGGCGTGCTCTCGATGATGAAACGAAGGGAGTTTATAAGGCTGAGTTTGCTGAGATTTTTGAGAGTTTTCGCGATGATTTCCTTCTGTTCAGTTATTCCCTGGTTGGTTTTGATTCGCGGGCAGATCTAATGTTGTGGCGGGTCGCCAGGTCGCTCGATCTGATACAGGATATGACCGCGAGGCTGAATCAAACGAATCTTGGGCGGTTCATCGAAACTGCGGATAACTATCTTTCGGTGACCAGACGCATGATGTTTATTGACGGGCCGGGTGAGAACCGCCAGCGTGTAAGGGCAGGCTCGGCGAAATACCACTTTTTCTATCCGTGTGCGAAAGATCAGGAGTGGTTCGAGATGCCGAGCGAGGAGAGGGATAAACTGATCGAGGAGAACTTCATGGTCGGTAAGCGGTTCCCGAACATTAAGATCCACCTGACTCACGCATTTGGATTTAAGGACACGGAGTATCTGGTATCGTTTGAGACCGATGAGCCGAGAGATTTTCTCGCTTTGGCCGAGGAACTGAGACGGACGCCGGCGAGCAAGATGACGCTGCGCGGAGTGCCGATCTACACGTGTCGGCGGCGTAGTTTGATGGAATGCCTGGATGCTCTTGGTTAG
- a CDS encoding NDP-sugar synthase, which yields MQALILAGGKGIRLRPLTVYTPKPIVPVVNRPFLLYQIDILREAGVTDITLSLSYQPDKIEHVLGNGSEFGVNLRYITEANPMGTGGAYKLAAESLRETTIVLNGDILTDLKVSEVVKFHQANEAAATLTLVPVTDVSRFGVSEVDNYGRIVRFVEKPQGEELADLKTNTINAGVYILEPSILDLIAKDANRSFEYDVFPDILSRGLPFFGYVMEDSYWLDIGTPENYLRAHHDFLSGKIKGIERPESAYSDVTTKADIDKRSVLGEGCTVKPGARILNSVIGPGVYIEEKAVIENSVLWSHTKVSTAAEIRDSIIGRSCHIGRNVTVGEGSVIGDKTTLTDYTRV from the coding sequence ATGCAGGCATTGATTCTCGCAGGTGGTAAAGGTATTCGGCTTCGTCCGCTAACCGTTTACACGCCGAAACCGATCGTCCCCGTGGTAAACCGCCCGTTCCTGTTGTATCAGATCGATATTTTGCGCGAAGCGGGCGTGACCGACATCACGCTTTCGCTGAGCTATCAGCCTGATAAGATCGAGCACGTTCTCGGGAATGGTTCTGAATTCGGCGTTAATCTCCGCTATATCACTGAGGCGAACCCGATGGGTACCGGCGGGGCCTATAAACTGGCTGCGGAATCGCTAAGAGAGACGACCATTGTTTTAAACGGCGACATTCTTACTGATCTCAAAGTTTCCGAGGTCGTTAAATTCCACCAGGCAAATGAGGCGGCAGCTACTCTGACACTCGTGCCGGTCACGGACGTTTCCAGATTCGGCGTGTCGGAGGTTGATAATTATGGCCGGATCGTCCGTTTTGTTGAAAAACCGCAGGGCGAAGAACTTGCAGATCTCAAGACAAACACAATAAACGCAGGTGTTTACATCCTCGAGCCGTCGATCCTGGATCTGATCGCCAAAGACGCGAATCGCTCATTCGAATACGATGTTTTCCCTGATATTCTAAGCCGCGGCCTTCCTTTCTTTGGTTATGTGATGGAAGACAGCTACTGGCTCGACATCGGCACGCCGGAGAATTACCTGCGGGCTCATCATGATTTTCTCAGCGGAAAAATAAAGGGGATCGAACGTCCCGAATCCGCTTATTCGGACGTTACCACAAAAGCCGACATCGACAAGCGTTCTGTTCTTGGCGAAGGCTGCACGGTAAAGCCTGGGGCTCGGATCTTAAATTCCGTCATCGGGCCCGGTGTATACATCGAGGAAAAGGCCGTGATCGAAAATTCCGTGCTCTGGTCACATACTAAGGTTTCAACCGCCGCTGAGATCCGCGATTCTATCATCGGCCGCAGCTGTCACATCGGCCGCAATGTTACCGTCGGCGAGGGCTCCGTGATCGGAGACAAGACAACGCTTACCGACTACACAAGGGTCTAA